In the Blastocatellia bacterium genome, one interval contains:
- a CDS encoding TIGR03960 family B12-binding radical SAM protein: MTNYEKYKPVLDSILPTVEKPARYTGGEWNAIRKTADEITTRVALCFPDTYEIGMSHLGLKILYSLLNQRQGWQAERVYAPWPDMEARLRDRRVPLLSLESYTPLADFDIVGFSLQYELTYTNVLTMLDLGGIPLRSKERTLNDPLIIAGGPCVYSSEPIADFVDVFVIGDGEEAFPELITRYMELRDSDMELTRRQVLKELAGIEGMYVPSLYEVSPSPRHGLLIVNRPTDEAIPFPIRRRVVQDINDYPFPTASPVPNIEAVHDRMSLEIARGCVDGCRFCQAGTIYRPVRERDPKAIVNTLIDGIEKGGYDETSLTSLSTADYTCLEPLVKMLGSELERRKVSFSVSSLRASGVKESLAREIARVRKTGFTIAPEAGTQRMRDVINKNVTEDDVMNSCAVAFEEGWSAMKLYFMIGLPTETEEDVRGIAELGRRVREMGRARFNKNVKVTCSASYFVPKPHTPFQWCQQEGIETIKEKQRMLRDLGRRYRIEVKVHHAETSVLEGIISRGDRRLAGVIERAWRLGCRFDGWSEHFSFTRWMEAFALEGIDPAEYLKELPVREFDKPRAPLVQMVWDHLDTLVKPEFNAREYIKGIKAKISPPCELPVKRIDGRPTAIAPSHEEFERVAGQPLLCYVCGLECDLTVSREHLMKAHAMHTEVRTYEQRIAAVAAEASQPLVQLTRVQGGGGQVLGEEENASPTPGTQQPTPLHRYRATFEKGEQVKYLSHLDMTRALPRAFRRARVRLGYSQGFHPMPLIQYGPALGVGTVGHNELIDFDSFDELREAEFLERINASLPPGFRFKRLERLQTTSASLIKEVNRADWLVALDAPEMQSAITRLLAERATLRDVDAGELHQLLADEFMARESFVIERVRKDKRQRVDVRRYTRALRHDAATGGLTITTEITPQGGAKPVEIVAAIYDLTEEEKVSISSRVRRLRLYLETPALAETPGTTDAAAFASMQ, encoded by the coding sequence ATGACCAATTACGAAAAATATAAACCCGTCTTAGATTCGATCCTGCCTACAGTGGAAAAGCCGGCGCGCTATACCGGCGGCGAATGGAACGCCATCCGCAAAACGGCTGACGAGATCACGACGCGCGTCGCGCTCTGCTTCCCGGACACCTACGAGATCGGCATGAGCCATCTCGGCTTGAAGATTCTTTACAGCCTGCTCAATCAGCGACAGGGGTGGCAGGCCGAGCGCGTCTACGCGCCGTGGCCTGACATGGAAGCGCGGCTGCGCGACCGCCGTGTGCCGCTGCTATCGCTTGAAAGCTACACGCCGCTCGCCGACTTCGACATCGTCGGCTTTTCGCTGCAATACGAGCTGACCTATACCAACGTGCTGACGATGCTCGACCTCGGCGGCATCCCGCTGCGCAGTAAAGAGCGCACGTTGAATGATCCGCTGATCATCGCCGGCGGCCCGTGCGTGTATTCGAGCGAGCCCATTGCCGACTTCGTTGATGTGTTCGTTATCGGCGACGGCGAAGAGGCTTTCCCCGAGCTGATCACGCGCTACATGGAACTGCGCGACTCGGACATGGAGCTGACCCGTCGGCAGGTCTTGAAAGAGCTGGCCGGCATCGAAGGCATGTACGTGCCGTCGCTTTACGAAGTATCGCCGAGCCCGCGGCATGGCTTGCTGATCGTCAACCGGCCCACGGACGAAGCGATCCCGTTCCCCATCCGCCGCCGCGTCGTCCAGGACATCAATGACTACCCTTTCCCGACCGCGTCGCCTGTGCCCAATATCGAGGCGGTTCACGACCGCATGTCGCTTGAGATTGCGCGCGGCTGCGTAGATGGCTGTCGCTTCTGTCAGGCGGGAACGATCTATCGCCCTGTGCGCGAGCGCGATCCGAAAGCCATCGTCAACACGTTGATTGACGGCATCGAAAAAGGCGGTTACGACGAGACCAGCTTAACGTCGCTTTCAACGGCGGACTACACCTGTCTTGAGCCGTTAGTGAAGATGCTCGGCAGCGAGCTTGAGCGGCGCAAGGTGAGCTTTTCCGTTTCATCCCTGCGCGCTTCGGGAGTGAAGGAATCCTTAGCGCGCGAGATCGCCCGCGTGCGCAAAACCGGGTTTACGATTGCGCCCGAAGCCGGCACCCAGCGCATGCGCGATGTCATCAACAAGAACGTCACCGAAGACGACGTGATGAATTCGTGCGCCGTGGCCTTTGAAGAGGGCTGGTCGGCCATGAAGCTGTATTTCATGATCGGCCTGCCGACCGAAACCGAAGAGGATGTGCGCGGCATCGCCGAGCTAGGCCGGCGAGTGCGCGAGATGGGCCGCGCGCGGTTCAACAAGAACGTCAAGGTCACCTGTTCGGCTTCATACTTTGTGCCCAAGCCCCACACGCCATTTCAATGGTGCCAGCAGGAAGGCATCGAAACGATCAAAGAGAAACAGCGCATGCTGCGCGATCTGGGACGCCGCTACCGCATCGAGGTCAAGGTGCATCACGCCGAGACCTCTGTGCTGGAAGGCATCATTTCGCGAGGTGACCGCAGGCTCGCTGGCGTCATCGAGCGCGCCTGGCGGTTGGGCTGCCGCTTCGATGGCTGGTCAGAGCATTTCAGCTTCACGCGCTGGATGGAAGCCTTCGCGCTCGAAGGGATTGACCCGGCTGAGTATCTGAAAGAATTGCCGGTGCGCGAATTCGACAAACCGCGCGCGCCGCTGGTGCAGATGGTCTGGGATCACCTCGACACCCTGGTGAAGCCGGAGTTCAACGCCCGCGAGTACATCAAAGGCATCAAGGCAAAGATTTCGCCGCCGTGCGAGCTGCCGGTCAAACGCATTGACGGGCGACCGACAGCGATTGCGCCTTCGCACGAAGAATTTGAGCGCGTCGCCGGTCAACCTTTGCTCTGTTACGTCTGCGGCCTGGAGTGTGACCTGACAGTGTCACGCGAACATCTGATGAAAGCGCATGCGATGCACACAGAGGTTCGCACCTACGAACAGCGCATCGCGGCGGTCGCCGCCGAAGCGTCGCAGCCGCTGGTCCAGCTTACGCGGGTGCAGGGGGGTGGGGGGCAGGTGTTGGGTGAAGAAGAGAACGCTTCCCCAACCCCCGGCACCCAGCAGCCGACGCCCTTGCATCGCTATCGTGCCACCTTCGAGAAAGGCGAGCAGGTCAAGTATCTCTCGCATCTCGATATGACGCGCGCCCTGCCGCGTGCCTTTCGGCGGGCTCGTGTGCGGCTCGGTTACTCGCAGGGCTTTCATCCGATGCCGCTCATTCAGTATGGTCCGGCGCTCGGCGTCGGCACCGTGGGCCACAATGAGTTGATTGACTTCGATTCGTTCGACGAGCTTCGAGAGGCGGAGTTTCTCGAACGCATCAATGCCAGCCTGCCTCCCGGCTTTCGCTTCAAACGGCTTGAGCGGTTGCAGACAACCTCTGCATCGCTCATCAAAGAAGTGAACCGCGCCGACTGGCTGGTCGCCCTCGACGCGCCCGAGATGCAATCGGCAATAACGCGATTGCTGGCCGAGCGCGCAACGCTGCGGGATGTGGATGCCGGCGAGCTTCATCAATTGCTGGCCGACGAATTCATGGCGCGCGAATCGTTTGTCATCGAGCGCGTGCGCAAGGACAAGCGGCAACGGGTTGACGTGCGCCGCTATACCCGGGCGTTGCGTCACGACGCGGCCACCGGCGGCTTGACGATCACTACCGAGATCACGCCTCAGGGGGGCGCGAAGCCGGTTGAAATCGTTGCCGCGATTTACGACTTAACGGAGGAAGAAAAGGTTTCTATCAGCTCGCGCGTGCGGCGCTTGCGCTTGTACCTGGAGACGCCGGCCCTGGCCGAAACGCCCGGCACAACTGATGCCGCCGCCTTTGCGAGCATGCAATAA
- a CDS encoding FtsW/RodA/SpoVE family cell cycle protein, which produces MVDFNRKIFRDIDWLLLLTPIALTVMGCVGIHSTAPGSEMKKQVIALGIGLVFAIVLMLNDYRKIIVNVAPFFYAAVMVMLILVLFVGKEINGNKAWLHIAGFSLQPSEFAKAATILMLSRHMAQPRIGSLSLKDMIIMGAITMPPVILIALEHDTGTMLTFGAILGAFYFLGGMRKVLVAAALAAVVVGLFAVYPHLKGYQKERIDVIIHPEKADPKGYAYQTIQSVIAVGSGGVLGKGVGQSTQGKLGFLPFAWTDFIAAVIAEEMGFAGILLMMVLYLIFIWRLVAVAVGARDRAGALMIMGFVALIGFHILCNLGMVVGIMPIMGIPLPLMSSGGTAVISMFIGVGLALSVRLRRFVN; this is translated from the coding sequence ATGGTAGATTTTAATCGGAAGATATTCAGGGACATAGACTGGCTGTTGCTGTTGACGCCCATCGCGCTGACCGTGATGGGCTGCGTCGGCATTCACAGCACCGCGCCCGGCAGCGAGATGAAGAAGCAGGTCATCGCGCTCGGCATCGGCCTGGTCTTTGCCATCGTCCTGATGCTCAACGATTACCGCAAGATCATCGTCAACGTCGCGCCCTTCTTCTACGCCGCCGTCATGGTGATGCTGATCCTCGTGCTGTTTGTCGGCAAAGAGATCAACGGCAACAAAGCCTGGCTGCATATCGCCGGCTTCAGCTTGCAGCCGAGCGAGTTCGCCAAGGCGGCCACCATCTTGATGCTGTCGCGTCACATGGCGCAGCCGCGCATCGGCTCACTGTCGCTCAAAGACATGATCATTATGGGCGCGATCACCATGCCGCCGGTCATCTTGATCGCCCTCGAACACGACACCGGCACGATGCTGACGTTCGGAGCCATCCTCGGCGCCTTTTATTTCCTCGGCGGCATGCGCAAGGTGCTGGTCGCCGCCGCCCTGGCCGCCGTCGTCGTCGGCTTGTTTGCGGTCTATCCGCACCTGAAGGGTTACCAGAAAGAGCGCATAGACGTCATCATTCACCCGGAGAAGGCCGACCCCAAGGGTTACGCCTATCAGACGATTCAGTCGGTGATTGCCGTCGGCTCGGGCGGCGTGCTGGGCAAAGGCGTTGGTCAAAGCACGCAGGGCAAGCTCGGCTTTCTGCCGTTCGCCTGGACGGACTTCATCGCCGCGGTGATTGCCGAAGAGATGGGCTTTGCCGGCATCCTGTTGATGATGGTCCTGTATTTGATTTTTATCTGGCGGCTGGTGGCGGTCGCGGTCGGGGCACGCGACCGCGCCGGGGCCTTAATGATCATGGGCTTTGTCGCCTTGATCGGCTTTCACATCCTTTGCAATCTCGGCATGGTGGTCGGCATCATGCCGATTATGGGAATCCCGCTACCGCTGATGAGCTCGGGCGGCACCGCCGTCATTTCGATGTTCATTGGCGTCGGCCTGGCGCTCAGCGTGCGCTTGCGGAGATTTGTGAATTGA